One stretch of Balneola sp. MJW-20 DNA includes these proteins:
- a CDS encoding response regulator transcription factor, whose amino-acid sequence MAEKAPLILLIEDEPATARLVQHKVSGEGYRFEHRSNGKEGYDAAVSLKPDVIILDVMLPSMNGFEILRKIRQHSVIKDTKVIMLTSKNREEDIKTGFDLEVDEYMDKPFRPGELIMRLSKVLS is encoded by the coding sequence ATGGCAGAAAAAGCTCCCCTGATATTATTGATAGAAGATGAACCGGCCACTGCTCGACTTGTACAGCATAAGGTCAGTGGTGAAGGCTATCGGTTCGAGCATCGCTCCAATGGAAAGGAAGGTTATGATGCAGCAGTTAGCCTGAAGCCAGATGTTATTATTCTGGATGTGATGCTTCCTAGTATGAATGGCTTTGAAATTCTCAGAAAGATTCGGCAACATTCTGTCATCAAAGATACAAAAGTGATCATGCTGACCAGTAAAAACCGGGAAGAGGATATAAAAACCGGGTTTGATCTGGAGGTGGACGAATATATGGACAAACCATTTCGTCCGGGAGAGTTGATCATGCGACTGTCTAAAGTGCTTTCTTAA
- a CDS encoding NADP-dependent oxidoreductase — translation MRNLMKASYFKEFGELEDEQFKTGELELPEPGEGEVLVKIKAAGINPVDAAIAKGMLNEMLPAEFPVIPGWDMAGVVEKRGHAARRFDEGDEVYAYARRPQIKWGTFAEYTVIPESYLASKPETLSMEEAAGIPLAGLTAYQSLFDAADLSEKDTVAILGASGGVGSIAIQLAKAEGANVIGVASEKNHTFMKELGADHVIDYSAGDVGESIKKIYPDGIDVIFHCSRGNSLDQCLQASVLKKGGRLVSITKSQPEISDDIAFNYVFVEPNATELDHLRQLADAGKLKIEVSGTYELDEVGEAMRQIEQLHTRGKLVIKP, via the coding sequence ATGAGAAACTTGATGAAAGCCTCCTATTTTAAAGAATTCGGTGAATTAGAAGATGAACAGTTTAAGACAGGTGAACTGGAACTGCCCGAACCGGGTGAAGGTGAGGTTCTGGTAAAAATAAAAGCAGCAGGGATAAACCCGGTCGACGCAGCAATAGCTAAAGGAATGCTGAATGAGATGTTGCCGGCTGAATTTCCAGTCATTCCGGGCTGGGACATGGCCGGAGTAGTGGAAAAGAGGGGGCATGCTGCCCGAAGATTTGACGAAGGAGATGAAGTATATGCATATGCCCGTCGCCCTCAGATCAAATGGGGAACCTTTGCAGAATACACGGTCATTCCCGAGAGTTATCTGGCTTCAAAACCGGAGACCCTGTCTATGGAAGAAGCAGCGGGCATTCCACTGGCGGGACTTACAGCCTATCAATCATTATTCGATGCAGCCGATCTTAGTGAGAAAGATACTGTTGCCATTCTCGGTGCATCCGGGGGAGTAGGATCTATAGCTATTCAATTGGCTAAGGCTGAAGGAGCAAATGTGATAGGAGTGGCCAGCGAGAAGAATCATACATTCATGAAGGAGCTGGGTGCTGACCATGTGATCGATTATTCTGCAGGTGATGTGGGTGAATCGATCAAAAAAATATATCCTGATGGTATTGATGTGATCTTTCATTGTTCACGGGGTAACTCACTGGATCAGTGCTTGCAAGCCTCAGTATTGAAGAAAGGTGGACGACTGGTATCTATCACTAAAAGTCAGCCGGAAATAAGCGATGATATAGCATTTAACTATGTTTTCGTGGAGCCTAATGCAACTGAACTGGATCATCTGAGACAACTTGCCGATGCCGGTAAACTCAAAATAGAGGTGTCAGGAACCTATGAGCTTGATGAAGTTGGGGAGGCGATGAGACAGATCGAACAGCTGCACACCCGCGGTAAATTAGTGATAAAGCCCTGA
- a CDS encoding winged helix-turn-helix domain-containing protein, with product MKVSFDDLHKAFESRVRLGIMSALAVNEELDFTALKELLEVTDGNLATHIRKLEKEGFIKSIKSFIDNKPNTRYGMSATGKKAFDDYLKVMEQIINAQKKNT from the coding sequence GTGAAAGTATCATTCGATGATCTACATAAAGCATTTGAAAGCAGGGTCAGGCTGGGTATAATGTCCGCTCTGGCTGTGAATGAAGAACTGGATTTCACAGCCCTGAAAGAATTACTGGAGGTGACTGACGGGAACCTGGCAACTCACATAAGAAAACTAGAAAAGGAAGGCTTCATCAAGAGTATAAAGTCCTTTATTGATAATAAACCCAACACCCGATACGGTATGAGTGCAACCGGCAAGAAAGCATTTGATGACTATCTGAAGGTGATGGAGCAGATCATCAATGCTCAGAAAAAGAATACCTGA
- a CDS encoding DUF6090 family protein has protein sequence MKYAFGEIALIMVGILLALQVNNWNEERIIQHRIQSRLESLKHDLQADVKEMNDILNATSRRLSITSMILKNAGILSSLNEGDNFLPYEEKDPSETNGILSTLKTVDGNRHTYNSLIGAGEFYLIKNRDLASRIQDYYARVDEVMEQEYFNNQQSWLTINKSKQRLGIGITSREGSLEKLTEMALSDRQFAAELESLLTFDRFQLNTIKELKSEAETLIAALND, from the coding sequence ATGAAATATGCTTTCGGCGAGATCGCACTGATCATGGTAGGTATCCTGCTGGCTCTGCAGGTTAACAACTGGAATGAAGAAAGAATTATTCAGCATAGGATCCAGAGCAGGCTTGAAAGCCTTAAGCATGATCTTCAGGCGGATGTGAAAGAGATGAATGATATTTTAAATGCGACCTCCAGACGGCTTTCAATAACCTCCATGATCCTTAAGAATGCAGGTATTTTGAGCAGTTTAAATGAGGGCGATAATTTCCTCCCTTATGAAGAAAAAGATCCCTCTGAAACGAACGGTATCCTGTCTACACTGAAAACTGTTGATGGTAACCGCCACACTTATAACAGCCTGATTGGGGCCGGAGAGTTTTACCTGATCAAAAACAGAGACCTGGCTTCCAGAATACAGGATTATTATGCTCGTGTGGATGAGGTCATGGAACAGGAGTATTTTAATAATCAGCAAAGCTGGCTGACGATAAATAAATCAAAACAACGTCTGGGCATAGGAATTACCTCAAGAGAAGGCTCATTGGAAAAACTCACGGAAATGGCCTTATCGGATCGTCAGTTCGCCGCCGAGTTGGAATCACTGCTTACATTTGACCGGTTTCAGCTGAACACTATCAAAGAATTGAAGAGTGAAGCAGAGACACTTATTGCAGCTCTGAATGATTAA
- a CDS encoding FAD-binding oxidoreductase: MSYNVQILETENLTHDVIQLTVERPDDYIFEPGQATEVAIDKEGWREEKRPFTFTSLNEDEHLEFVIKIYPDHDGVTEQIGKLQKGDSLIIGDSWGTIQYKGEGVFLAGGAGVTPFIAIFRNLQMKGNVGNNKLIFSNKTDDDIILKEDFEDILGDNFINVITDEETGEGIFLDGFIDKDFLAEQIDDFDQEFYICGPGPFNESMMNYLKELGADPEALVFEE, from the coding sequence ATGTCGTACAACGTACAGATCCTGGAAACTGAAAATTTAACTCATGATGTGATTCAGCTCACCGTCGAAAGACCGGATGACTATATCTTCGAACCCGGTCAGGCTACAGAAGTAGCGATCGACAAGGAAGGCTGGAGAGAGGAAAAGCGACCCTTTACTTTCACCTCACTGAATGAGGACGAGCACCTCGAATTTGTGATCAAGATCTATCCGGATCATGATGGGGTGACCGAGCAGATCGGAAAGCTGCAGAAAGGAGACTCTCTCATTATCGGAGATTCCTGGGGTACCATTCAGTATAAAGGAGAAGGAGTATTTCTGGCCGGCGGAGCTGGCGTGACTCCCTTTATTGCGATCTTTCGCAATCTTCAGATGAAAGGAAATGTGGGCAATAATAAACTGATCTTTTCCAATAAGACGGATGATGACATCATCCTGAAAGAGGATTTTGAGGATATACTGGGCGATAATTTTATCAATGTGATCACCGATGAGGAAACCGGAGAAGGTATTTTCCTGGACGGGTTCATTGATAAAGACTTTCTGGCAGAGCAGATCGATGATTTCGACCAGGAGTTCTATATCTGCGGGCCAGGCCCCTTTAACGAAAGCATGATGAATTACCTGAAAGAGCTCGGGGCCGACCCAGAGGCTCTGGTCTTTGAGGAGTAA